The following coding sequences lie in one Candidatus Caccoplasma merdavium genomic window:
- a CDS encoding glycosyltransferase yields the protein MAKVSVIIPNYRHAPYLQERIDSVLAQTWRDFEIIILDDCSPDNSREVIERYRGNEKITHIVYNEQNSGSTFVQWQRGFDLSQGEYIWIAESDDFAEPDFLASCVEQLDREPSYTLAYTESRLVDAESHPMKKRMKKAYSRGEVCDMWEGNAFIIANMLRCNTIYNASMVVFRKSAIPVDRSYTGFRLNGDWLFWVEIARQGKVAHINKMLNNFRQHNVKVTPTAHRDGTALVELLRLYDILLSRIDLPRRTRWAVEGRIARHALRALRRIDDPVRRGEVSEMWHKRYAHMRWRIIWYKFYRHLFLRPRFIR from the coding sequence ATGGCAAAAGTCTCGGTCATCATACCCAACTACCGTCATGCCCCTTATTTGCAGGAACGCATCGACTCGGTATTGGCACAAACCTGGCGCGATTTTGAAATCATCATTCTCGACGACTGTTCGCCCGACAACTCCCGGGAGGTCATAGAGCGCTACCGCGGCAACGAGAAAATCACCCACATCGTGTATAACGAGCAGAACAGCGGTTCGACCTTCGTGCAATGGCAGAGAGGGTTTGACCTGTCGCAAGGCGAATATATATGGATTGCCGAGAGCGACGACTTTGCCGAACCCGACTTTCTCGCCTCTTGTGTGGAGCAACTCGACCGGGAACCCTCCTACACACTGGCCTATACCGAAAGCCGCCTCGTCGATGCCGAGAGCCACCCGATGAAGAAACGCATGAAAAAAGCCTATTCCCGAGGCGAAGTGTGTGACATGTGGGAGGGAAACGCATTCATTATTGCCAACATGTTGCGATGCAACACGATATACAACGCCAGCATGGTCGTTTTCCGCAAATCGGCGATTCCTGTCGATAGGAGTTACACCGGATTCCGTCTCAACGGCGACTGGCTGTTCTGGGTAGAGATTGCCCGCCAGGGCAAAGTGGCACACATCAACAAGATGCTGAACAATTTCAGGCAACACAACGTAAAGGTCACCCCCACAGCCCACCGCGACGGCACTGCCCTCGTGGAACTGCTGCGACTCTATGACATACTGCTGTCGCGCATCGACCTGCCCCGTCGCACCCGATGGGCCGTCGAAGGGCGCATTGCCCGCCATGCCCTCCGGGCCCTCCGGCGCATCGACGACCCGGTGCGGCGAGGTGAAGTCTCGGAGATGTGGCACAAGAGATATGCACACATGCGGTGGCGCATCATCTGGTACAAATTCTACCGGCATCTTTTTCTCCGTCCGCGCTTTATCCGTTGA